The DNA window CGAGGTGTGGATCCTCGGCAGCAGCGCCGGGCTGAGCGCGACCGTCGCGGGGGCGAACGGGCTCCGCTTCGCGGCGAACTACCACGTCAGCCCGGCCACCGTGCTCGAAGCGGTGGACGCCTACCGCGCCGCGTTCGAGCCGTCGGACGCGCTCGACCGGCCGTACGTGGCGGTCTCGGCCGACGTCGTGGTGGCCGAGACCGACGAGGACGCGCGGCGGCTCGCGGCCGGGTACGCGGCGTGGGTGCGGAGCATCCGGCGGTTCGAAGGCGCGATCCCGTTCCCCAGCCCCGAAAGCGCGGCAGCGCTTCACTGGACCGACGAAGACCGCGAGCTCGTGGCGGACCGGGTCGCCACCCAGTTCACCGGCTCACCGGCGACGGTCACCGCGAAACTGGCACAGCTCCAGGAAGCGACCGGCGCCGACGAACTCGCGATCACGACCATCACCCACGACCACGCCGACCGCGTGCGCTCCTACGAACTGCTCGCCGAAGCGTGGCAGTGACGGTTCAGCGCGGGGCGCGCACCGGCTGCTCCGCGAGCGCGGCCAGCACCGGGGTCGCGTCGAGCAGGAGTTCGAGGTCTTCGGGCGGCAGTTCCGACAGCTTGTCCGCGAGCGCTTCGGCCTCGCAGCGCGCGAAGGACCGCATGGTCTCCTCGCCAGCCGTGGTGGCGACGACGTGGGTCGCGCGGCCGTCACGGGGGTCGGGCTCGCGCTGGACCAGCCCGGCCTCTTCCAGGCCGGCGACCGCGGTGGTGGCGGTCGGCTGGGAGCACGGCACGCGCTCGGCCAGCGCGCCGACGCGCATCGGGCCGTGCTGCGCGAGCAGGGCGAGCACGATGAGCTGAGTCGGGTGCACCGACCCGGTGTTGCTACTGCGCCGCAGGCTCCGCATCAGCCTGTGCATCGCGATCACGACCCGCAGCGCGTCGTCGATGCTCACCGTCCTCGTCGTCATGCACTCCGACACTACCCCGCGCGAGATGCCCGATTAATTGCCCGATCCGCCCTGGTAAGCTGGCCTTTCTCTCCCCTGGTGAGCCGACTCACAAGGGGTACTGGGCGGGTTGTCCGGAAAATGCGGGGAAAACCGGATCATCCGTGACAACTTTTACCTGGCATAAGGCGTCTTGAAAACATGCACGCGAGCAGTATTCGGCTGGATTCCTCACTCGGCCTCATCATCGTTTCGGTACTGGCGCTGCTCGCCGTCGTCGCGGTGCCATGGTTCTGGGACAAGTGGCGGTGGAAGCGCACGCTGCGCAGCGCGTCCACCGTGCTCGCGGTCCTGCTGGTACTGCTCTCCAGCGGGCTCGCGCTCAACATGGTCGGCGGGTTCTTCCCCACCCTCGGCTCGCTGCTGGGCACCTCGGCGAACCCCGGCGAGGGCACCAACGGCGAGGGTGGCGCCAACGGCTCGGGGCTGGGCAGGCTCGCCGAAGCCAACTATCAGCGCGCGCTGCAGGGCAAGGGATCCACGGTGCACATGCCGGTGAAGGGCAAGCGCACCGGGATCGAGCGGGACGTCAACGTCTACTTCCCCGCCGCCTACGCGGATCCGGCGTGGCACGACCGCCTCTTCGGAGTGATCGAATGGTTCCCGAACTACCCGTCCGGGCCCGAGGTGGCGATCAATACCTACAAGCTGCCCGACGCGCTCGACGCCGCGATCGCCAAGGGCAAGCTGCCGCCGTCGGTCGTGATCATCCCCGATCCCAGCGGGCAGCCCCGGATCAACCACGACTCCGAATGCGTCGACGCGGTCGGCGGCGGCGCCAACGACACCTACCTGTCCGCAGACATCCGGCAGTGGGCGGTGCAGACCCTCCGCGTGTCCCCGGAACGGCGCGCGTGGTCCCTCGCGGGCTGGTCATCCGGCGGCTACTGCGCGATGAACCTCGCCGCGCGGCACCCGCAGTGGTACGCGAACGTGGTCAGCGTCAGCGGCTACGACAAGGCGCAGACCGGGGTGGAGACCGGCGGCGACCTGTTCAAGGGGCGCGCCGACATCGGGGACGCGAACACGGTCAGCAAGACGCTGCACAAGAACCCCGCCGCGCTCGACGTCCTCGCCGTCGCGGGCCAGCGGGAACCGGACGAACTCGCCGCCATCGACGCGATCAAGGCCGCGCTCGTCGCGCCGACGAGGCTGTTCACCTGGACCATCCCCGACGCGGGGCACAACGTGAACACGCTGAAGTCGCAGCTCGGCCCGGTGCTGAGCTGGCTGGGGCAGCGGAGCGCGGCGCCGACCCCGCCGCCGGACCCGCCGGTGACCGGTACCGGCGGGGTGCAACCGTGGCCGTTGCCGAACACCGGCGGCCACGGCGCGCTCACCGGGGTCGAGCAGTAGCCAGGTCCACTGTGGAGTATCCCCTGCTCCACAGTGGACCTTCCCTCGTGCGATGCCCGCTATTCGGCGAGCAGGCCCGCGTCGTTGGCGAGGATGGCGGCCTGCACCCGGTTCGCGCAGCCGAGCTTCACCAGAATCCGGCTCACGTGCACCTTCACCGTGCCCGCGGACAGGTCGAGCCGCTGGCCGATTTCGGCGTTCGCCATGCCGCGGCCCAGCATCACCAGCACTTCGCGTTCGCGGTGGGTCAGCGGGCGGAGGCGTTCCCGCGCACGGGCGGCGCGCTGGTCCGAGGCGGAATCGGCGGCGAGGCTCCGTTCGATGACCCGCCGGGTCACGCGCGGCGAAAGCACCGCGTCGCCCGCGGTCGCGGCGCGCACCGCGTGCAGGATCTGCGTCGGCTCGGCGTCCTTGAGCAGGAAACCGGCCGCGCCAGCCCGCAGCGCCCGTGCCACGTAGGCCTCGTCGCCGAACGTGGTCAGCACGATGACCCGCACGTCCGGGGCGACCACGGCGATCTCTTCGACCGCGGCGAGCCCGTCCACCTTCGGCATCCTGATGTCGACCAGCGCGACGTCGATCTCCTGCCGCCGGACCGCCGCGATCGCCTCCGCCCCGTCACCGGCCTCGGCCACCACCTCGATGTCGTCCGCGTGGCTCAGCAGCAGCGCGACCCCGGCGCGCAGCAGGGGTTCGTCGTCGGCGAGCAGGACGCGGATCATTCGGGCACCGGGATCTCGAACCAGGTCTTGTCCACGAGCCCGTCCTCGCCGAAGCAGAACCGGAACACCGCCGCGGTGCCGGAATCGGGCTCGTCGTCGGCCGAAACGTAGGTGCATTCGGTATCGGCGGGTCGCGGCGGTTCGTGGCCCGTCGCGGCGATCTCCGCCGCGGGTTCGTTCGGGCCGAACCACTCCTCGACCTCGTTTTCGGTCATGCCGAGCCGGACGCTGGCGAGCGGGTTGTCGCTGTCCGCGGGGGCGAGCGGCGGCACGACCGCGAGGGTCATCAGCAGCAGCGCGTCGACCGCCGCCAGCCCGATGCCCAGCAGCAGCCCGGCCGCGAGCCGCACGGCGGGCCGCGTCGCCGCGACGGGTTCGTCCGGGGAAACCGGTTCGTCCACATTGGACGGCCCGCGCACCGGGGCTGGCGCGCCGGTCGGCAGCGACATCGACACGACGAAGTCGCCGCCGTCCTCGGTGCCCGCGGTGAGCGTGCCGCCGAGCAGGCGCGCGCGTTCCTGGAGCGCCACCAGGCCGCGGCCGGTGCCGGGCAGCCGTTCCGGTGCGGCGCCGGAGGGTTCGGGACCGTTGCGCACCTCGACCAGCACCCGCTCGCCGTGCTCGACGGTGACCGTCACCGGTGCGGCGGCGGCGTGCTTGTGCACGTTGGTCAGCGCCTCCCGCACCACGCGGTGCACCGCGCGGCGCAACGGCGGCGGGGCGGAAACGAGATCGGGACCGCGCCAGTCGAGGGTTACGTCGATGCCCCC is part of the Amycolatopsis sp. CA-230715 genome and encodes:
- a CDS encoding response regulator; protein product: MIRVLLADDEPLLRAGVALLLSHADDIEVVAEAGDGAEAIAAVRRQEIDVALVDIRMPKVDGLAAVEEIAVVAPDVRVIVLTTFGDEAYVARALRAGAAGFLLKDAEPTQILHAVRAATAGDAVLSPRVTRRVIERSLAADSASDQRAARARERLRPLTHREREVLVMLGRGMANAEIGQRLDLSAGTVKVHVSRILVKLGCANRVQAAILANDAGLLAE
- a CDS encoding MarR family winged helix-turn-helix transcriptional regulator; amino-acid sequence: MTTRTVSIDDALRVVIAMHRLMRSLRRSSNTGSVHPTQLIVLALLAQHGPMRVGALAERVPCSQPTATTAVAGLEEAGLVQREPDPRDGRATHVVATTAGEETMRSFARCEAEALADKLSELPPEDLELLLDATPVLAALAEQPVRAPR
- a CDS encoding alpha/beta hydrolase, translating into MHASSIRLDSSLGLIIVSVLALLAVVAVPWFWDKWRWKRTLRSASTVLAVLLVLLSSGLALNMVGGFFPTLGSLLGTSANPGEGTNGEGGANGSGLGRLAEANYQRALQGKGSTVHMPVKGKRTGIERDVNVYFPAAYADPAWHDRLFGVIEWFPNYPSGPEVAINTYKLPDALDAAIAKGKLPPSVVIIPDPSGQPRINHDSECVDAVGGGANDTYLSADIRQWAVQTLRVSPERRAWSLAGWSSGGYCAMNLAARHPQWYANVVSVSGYDKAQTGVETGGDLFKGRADIGDANTVSKTLHKNPAALDVLAVAGQREPDELAAIDAIKAALVAPTRLFTWTIPDAGHNVNTLKSQLGPVLSWLGQRSAAPTPPPDPPVTGTGGVQPWPLPNTGGHGALTGVEQ